The genomic interval caaATATCCCTTGGTAAGGAAATATGGCAATTGATTTTTGATAATGTCTAAAAATTCAGGATTTGTATACGCCAGGTCTCTTAATTTTTCGGCTGTCCTTTCGTCATTAATTCTGTCCTGGTCCACAAGTATGAATGGTAGATTGCATACCGCAATAATCACCTCTGAAAATCACCATCAGACAATATTATAGGAACACCACGCCATGTATCTGGGTCGATCATTGATTTTACCTAAGAATCCGTTTCGCTGCAATTCAATTTGTAGATCGAGCATCGATGGCGGTTTTGCCAAATGGCCAATGTTTCTTAACGATTTTGTAAACTCATTGTAATAGTATGTGATCAGTTCGTTTTTGAATCGTTGACGAATGTCCGATGAAGCTACTAAGTATAGTACAGACAGTAGATCAATCGCTGGACTAGCCCAAACACAATACTGAAAGTCAACCTGTGAAAGAATTGCAAGCGGTATAAGCGAGTCCTCAAGAGAAAGGAGTcttttaaagttaaaattcCTTGACAGTTGTCTTTTAAATAGGTAGTTGTTTCAAGGGACCAACGCGAGAGGAAAGAAGGGATCTGCAATAGCCCtattcacgttaaaaaaatgtggttcaGATCCTTcggaggaatgtcgatttcgtttcattatcggacactaaacaattctctagaacatcataattgacaaagaattgtttctgagtcgcgcaacgcaatcgaaaatgcatgcgtttctatgcgttaccatgcgtttctatgcgttttcatgtaaactttgaatgcgttgcgcgactcagaaacaattttttgtcaattatgatgttctaaagaattgtttagtgtccaataatgaaacgaaatcgacattcctccgAAGGATCtgaaccacatttttttaacgtgagtagGGCTAATCTGCAAGTCTATTGTAACATACCATGTTATTCATATTCAAAAAACTTGCGAGAGGGCTTCAATTCTGAAAATTGAGTGGATGCCCTTTACGAACGGACCCCtacacaaaaatttgctgaaGGTATTGTTAATATAGCAAAAATGAGGTCAATGACACAAGATCTTAGGAATTGTGTCTTTACAGTACTCTCCTACATTTATTGAACCTATCCTTATTTACTATCCACAACATCGCAGAACCCTCAATGAGTCGAACCAGTCGTGTAACAATAATGTTTGGAAAACTAAGAACCTTTTTGCATGATCCTTtcgtatgaaaataaaattcaataaaattgctaTACGTGACAGCTTTCGTGCTTCCCGGCCGAAAGTGagggaatttttgaattttcttcgtGAATTCGTCCCCTTGCATGGATAGTTGTATGCGTATCTGTATTGGACTTTCGCGTAAAATCAATCGGCTTAGACTGAGACAGTAGTACTAAAACGTTTTTGCCAGCCAAGACGTTGCTTCATATATAGCTGCAGTATCAATCATatcaaattgtttaaatttattgccCCCTACTTGTAGATACGTTTGCgtctctcaaataaaatatttatctcaCCACAAACGTACTTATCAGTTGACTCAACACAAGATTACCGAATTTCAACGCTATGTTCACATTGGTCCCGGTAATACTTACGAAAATCACATCGTTCTGTTCCTCATCGCCTTTGGTTAAGATgttcttaaaattcaaatcgcCATGATTCAGTACATTAAACCCATTCGGTTTGGCAGTGAAAATGTCTTTCCCTTTCGTCAACAGCGAATTTTCCAATGCGCTCAGCTTGACGACATAATCTTCGAATCCTTGCCATTTTCGCACAACGTTCACGAAATACCGATAGTTGTCCAGCATGAACGTTAGGTTTTcgctgtattttttgttaaaaataccGGAGGCGAATGAGGACACGTTTTGATTCTGTAATAGGACAGAAATGGGTATTCCATTCACCAAGGGCACAAAAGTACACAAAATTACCTCATTTGCCATAAACAAAGATGTTGCATGCCATCTGGCTAGCTTATAGACGGTGGCTaacgttttgtttaaattcatCGTTGTCTCCGGCACAGCATACATTTTCGCGGATAGATCCTCCAACACAACAACAGCATTCGATTCAGCTGTATAATAAATCACCCTAAATGGTTACCGATTAATCGATCGATAGAAGAGAACCACCAAACATTTCTACCTTGGACCGAATTGAACATTCTCCCCGGCACGGTTCACTAAACGATGCATTTCATCGAGAATCGAACTGTAAATGCTGATTTCGTTCTCAAACGATGCGTCTTCTTTAACGGGTCGTGCTGCTGATGGAACTTTCAAAACGAAAGTGAAATTGGTCTGGGGCGTTTGTTTCGACCAGACTGTAATGGTGGCACGAAATATTGGACTGGCAAATAAATCGCTTGATTTAGAGGCGGGATTGATGGTGAAACCAATAATCTATGGCAAAACAGGTCTGaatttaaaaaaggaaaaaattgatttcaaaccGCTCTAGACCTTCACATCTTTATCGGATATGCAAGCTTTGATAACTTTGCCAAAGAATTGCTCATTCATCCATTTCGGTATGTCTTGTTGCaccttcattttcaattttgatttattttcccaaataaaattttcttcgaattATATCCCCGCGATAAGGTATTATACAACAGCGGAAAGGCAATAATTCTGAATTACACCTTTCTAATCGACTTATCTAATTAAACTGAATCAAGTTTTCGGCTGTGGTTCATGACTGTATGTATTGAAATAAACCTCGTGAAAATGATAAGATTAACGGTTTTGGCTTTACTGAGTCTgtagaaaattcaattgattgTAAAATGCTAATTTATCTTTTCGTAATCTATGTGCGCAAGCACGATATGATTGTAATGTCCATTGGCGTACTCTCTCTGCATTGTTTGCCGTTACGAACGTACGTCGTACATTATGTCAATGAAGTCTTACAAGTTTATTGTTTGCTTTCGGGTACTCAAGCAGTATTTGACTATAAAAGATTGAATTTAACTTGGGGGTACAACGATCATAATCAAAGTCATGGCTATATTCATGTCAATCCATAGCACTgttcctagcattaacattgaaaatatatGGAGGCTGATGGTATCCAAATAGGCATTTCTGTCGTATAACACAGGAgctgaaaagttgaaaagttcagtttttGTGTAatgtttgttgatccgaggtgAAGCAGGGGTCAATAATCACGTGAACTACATGacttttcctttgtttatccCGAGTtctgtaatggattttacgtgATACGGCAGTGTAAATGTCGCTTTTGCTCATATGATGTATGCTTTCTTAGAGTTCGGGTGGAAGGCAATAATATCACTGAATCGACTTCTTCCGTCGGTTTCAACAGCATATACTTCCTCGTAGCATATGAATCCTATCATTCTTATTAGGTTGGCAATGAAATGTTTGATACTATGATGTCTTGACGTAATTGGCAGGTTGTTCGACGAGCAGCTTCCAGAAACATGTTAAATGGATTCACACTCTTTGCCGCGTTTACGATAAAGGTTGGAAGAGCTTCCGACACCTGGACATTCTTTTGAGgtttaagtaaattttctagttttcCTAGTGGCGTAATAAGCAATGTTCGAGCCTAGGGAAGACAAAAGCCtgtaaaataattcaaaaaacttttttgagtTCCATGTCTGCGGTAGTAGGTAATGCAGATCGAAACccttttttatttctaatgCCAATGTATTTCGAATATGTTTACTGTAAAGGTTGGTGTGTATTAGACAACGTTATCAATTCTTCGATCGGTTTTTGGCGATCACGAACGTACCAATATGTTTGAGAAATATTCTTCTTGTGTATATCCCGTTTGGGTTTTACGAAAATCAGCTGATTCTTTGCTTCGACATTCCAAGAGGTGGTTCGATGCTTGTTCTTCCGAATGACAAAGACTGGCGAGTTGACAATCCCGAATCTGTTTTAATGTTTGTACAGCACAGCAAATCGTGTCCAGTTATTTTACGGAAGTTTGCAACACAAATTTGACGAATGTTAGATAGAATGGTTGATTCTGTTAGATTCCTCCATGTCTTGTCCGTCGATATTTCATTGTGATGATACTTCATgactaatttgaattttatttcgattcgatGCTTGGCTTGACCGTATTTTTTCGTAATCGGAACCCTGAGGAAAGTCTTAAAACAAACATAATGTTTGATACATACTTCTCGATAAAGACGAATATTGTACGAATAACCTCTACGAAGACGAATAGCCTCTAATGAATACTATACGGATGCTAAAGAATGACATTAATGGACAGCAACAAAGTTTTGTACATTCCAGTTGAGTCATTTATGAGATTAAATAGACTACTgcaactggacagtgtatggAAAGTGGTCCAAGCTCAAGAAATTAGATCCATTTTTGTAGCAAAAGTCCAAAAAAGAGACATTAGGCTTCTCACTCTATGTCTTTTCTCTTAAATTTTGAACCCAGCGGAAGTGAGAGAGTGTTCATTTcgactatgattcgctagacttctTCGTGCGCAAATCGATATAGTGTTCTTAGAGCATTGTAtcgagtaccactgtcgccatggtctgatgagaaatggtatttttgaactcaAATCGAAACTGTGGTCGAATGTTTATGTTTGAGAGAGTGTTTTCATCCGATGATTATTTTCTAGAAAATGTTTACCGAAGTGAACTAATTGTCATTTGTAAAAACAGTGTCATCAACTTAGTATATTAAAATGTAGGGAGATTGCGTGTCCATCCATTTAATCGATTCTATAATTACTATGAGCTTAGCAATTTTACCTAAAAATCgctgcaataaaaaaatcaacaaaaatcaaataaaaatttcagacATCTGTCGTTCTACCAAACTGTACATATAAATGCTTTGACAAAAGGTATGCACATAcgaatatatcaaaaaaatatttaatcaaaGGAGGGTATGGTATATGCAAAAGTATGCATTTACATCGAAAAATGTGAACCATAGCCGTAATATCTCCCCAACCTAATAGCATAAAATCCATCCATACAATAGACCATCACCATTTTTTCCCGATTCTCGTATAAATATACATCAGCCAAGTTAACTCACCCTTCATTtcagaaattattatttcaaaagaaagaaaaaaaaattgagatacAGCTGTCCTCTAAATGCATGATAAATGTAATGTAGTAAATATAACACAGCACAACTATGGGTTTGGccctttaaaaaataaattcgttttgaGTGAACGGTGGTGTGTGTATCACACATTACAATAGGACACATGTTCGTAACGGTATTTGAACATTGCTATGCGATatgaacccaaaaaaaaaaaatattttccctttTCTTTGCCATGACGATAAGCAACTTTTTAAGGTGTTTTGTCGTGTGAATTGTATGCGGAAAAGAATAAGCAAACTGGAAAAGATTAAGGAATGTTCGAACCATACCGTAAAGTGGTGTAAGGTTGCTTGCATGAATCATACGTATATTATAATCAACAAGTGGTTCATTTTGTAAGACATTCTGTTTGGTGTAGGTCGACTTTATATACACATATTTATAGTCTCAGTGTTTATACACTTGTGGTTGGATGGGTATGAAGGGGAATTTTTCTTGAGTTCAAGTTCAAGAATTGATTTATGGTTATGCGTTTATAAGAAGGTATTAGGGGTtggtttttattgtatttgaattgaatttgagGAGACGCATGATTCTTagataataataattgatgaTTGAAGTGGATGTGATGTAATTCCAGTAATTCGATAATTGGATTCGTTGCGACGCTTTGAAAGAGTAGTTTAGAAAGGATCTTGGATATTTATTGGTCATATCTTCAAAACGGCCTAGGGAGGCGAAATTACGAaatatgttttgttttaagaTGACAGTAGCTGTATTagactttaaaaaaagttggtaATTTGGTACTTTCTTTGGTACTTCATTCACGCAGCGAAAATAACGAAACTTTAGAATATAAAACTTTGAAAGCTATGCTGGATCACAGGAACACCATGTAGATTATGTAGTCCAGATCTATTGTCAATGGCTCCTCTCgctttcagatttttttgaaagaaattttatcgttaattgttcttcatttttctccatttgaccaaaaaatcgatttaaagaatgtcttggccaaatATATGTCACTAAGTTTTATGAATCTTTTGCTGAAAATTGTAAAGCTATTTTCCGCCCGGAAAAGCCGTAATGtgaaattcataattttgttttttttttagtgtgaaCAGTTATACCAAAAAGTGACCCGGAAAATTCCttatataaaatattaatattgAGCCATACTTTCGAGATTAAAAATGAACGGCTATTTCGAGCGAAAAATCGCTGttcgggaaaaaaaataatcctCGCACAAAACCACTCGTGACTACAGTTTTATATCCCGTACGATGAGCAGGtagagaaaaatgaaattcgacatACATTCTAGTTTAAGA from Bradysia coprophila strain Holo2 unplaced genomic scaffold, BU_Bcop_v1 contig_732, whole genome shotgun sequence carries:
- the LOC119084129 gene encoding uncharacterized protein LOC119084129: MKVQQDIPKWMNEQFFGKVIKACISDKDVKIIGFTINPASKSSDLFASPIFRATITVWSKQTPQTNFTFVLKVPSAARPVKEDASFENEISIYSSILDEMHRLVNRAGENVQFGPRVIYYTAESNAVVVLEDLSAKMYAVPETTMNLNKTLATVYKLARWHATSLFMANENQNVSSFASGIFNKKYSENLTFMLDNYRYFVNVVRKWQGFEDYVVKLSALENSLLTKGKDIFTAKPNGFNVLNHGDLNFKNILTKGDEEQNDVIFVDFQYCVWASPAIDLLSVLYLVASSDIRQRFKNELITYYYNEFTKSLRNIGHLAKPPSMLDLQIELQRNGFLEVIIAVCNLPFILVDQDRINDERTAEKLRDLAYTNPEFLDIIKNQLPYFLTKGYLN